The Malus sylvestris chromosome 14, drMalSylv7.2, whole genome shotgun sequence genome segment ATGATTGGAGTATCAAAATATGAGATTGTTGCAAGGAACATAGCACATTATCTTCAACGAGTGACAAGTAAAACTAATACCTTTGTCATCAACATCTTTAGACTTAGTGCAGTTCATGAAGAACATATTTTTATACATCATGAAAGACCGATTGAATTCTTCCAACCAATTGCACAAGTAATCTAATTATAGCAACAAGAAATTCCAACTCAAACTGTAAAAGCCAGCTCAACAACCTAGCAATTAAGAAGGAAGAAATCATTCTTAAAGTACATCCAAGATAAATGCTTCTGAATAAAAACTTAGGGCTTCCACCTTTGTCGGTAATTAGCATATGGTATGCTAGCTTAAGATCAACAATACTTACACCATCACATAACCTACTCAAGGTATCCATTTCACcatgttggaatttttggattGCCGGGCCCACCCCACTTTAACAATACCAATACTGTCCCCAACTTTTACCACCTACCCAATCcttcaggtgtgaggttttactacaaaaggcctcggtattagttgTTTCCTTCCCAGTGGTGACAAGCTCATTGGCTTGCACACAAGCCTGTTGGCTTGCACGGGCCCGCAACCGTGGGCTCTAATACCATGTTAATAAAGAAATGTAGAAGCATAAGcagagttttagagagagatgGTAGATTGTATAGAGTATGCACGGAGTTGCTTACAATGTCAAATCCATGAACCTATCCAAAGAGTCCTGGCCGAATTGCTTCACTCAATCACCAAACCATGACCTTTCAGAGGGTGGGCCATGAATGTAAATTGCAAACTCACACCATCGTCTGGATTAACAAAACATACGTGGATACTAGTAGCAactgattacttcaccaaatgggttgAAGCGAAATCATATGACTAATTAACGTCCAAAGAAGTTTACAATTTCGTAGAAGAACACATTGTAACAAGATTCAGCATCCCAGAAACGATCATCACGGACAATGGGACAATTTTCATAGCCGATAGGTTTAAATACTTTATGGTAGGTTTAAGAATTCAGCTTGAACAGTCCATACCTTATTGTCCATaggcgaatgggcaggccgaagcaAGCAACAAAGTTTTGATTGGTATTCTAGAAAAAATGGAGAAGGAAATACCTGGTATGTGGCATTTAAGGTTAAATGAGGCTCGACTTAATGCCTATAACATGTTAGTAGCACAGAAAAATATTGTCGAACGAGCTTATAGTCAACACGTAAAGCAAAAGATGTTAGGCAAATGTGATTTAGTCTGGCAAACGGTGCTGCCAGTAAGGATCAATGATCCCAGATTTGGAAAATGATTGCCGAATTGGGAATGACCATTTATCGATCATAAAGTGCTCGGTAATGACCATCTTAAGGATCAAACATGTTTAATACATGAGTTgccaatcaatgggaagttcTTAAAAAATATTATCCAATTACTTGGGAGATGCAAGAATAAGAAATATTTCATTAAGTCGGCAAAAAATATGTATACTAAGTCAACTGGACCACAAGTCGGCACCAGGAATATAATCTATAGGGTCGAATGAAGGAAAACTTTAAGTGTGGCTTTTAGCTCTAGCCATTTTATTTCGCCCATAGTGATCTCGGCATGCCGAGTCCTCTTGTCAGCCTTCAAGGTTTGTATCTGTTTTACGCCAGCCGCATACTCTGCCAGCCGAGGTTTGTTTGCCTTAAAGTCCTTCTCGAGCTCAGAGGCAATGACAGACCTTTAGGATTGAAATTTAGCAATCTGACAATCAAGGTtggctattttctttttcttgccttcattgcctcgagCTCTGTTATGATGGCTTCTTGAGCGGCTGTTGCAACCTTCAGGTCCTCGTTGACTTGAAAAACTTTCTCGAAACTATCAAAGTATAACTGAGTTCTCTCTAAAACGATTATCAGGTTGAAGCCATTGCTAAGTGGCCTATTCCAACATCTGTTAAAGCTTTGAGAGGGTTCCTTGGGTTAACAGTTTACTACATAAAGCTTATTCCTGATTTTTGTAAGATCATTGGGCCTTTGACTGCATTAACCAAGAAAGACAACTTTTCTTGGACCCAAGATGCTACTAATGCCTTTCACACTTTGAAACAAGCCATGCTCACTCCTCAAGTGCTTGCATTACCAAATTTCACCAAGCCTTTCATTATTGAAAGTGATGCATCTGGTACGGGTATTGGTGCAGTGCTTTAACAAGAAAGGAGACCAATTACTTTTACTAGCAAGGCTTTGTGCCCAAAAAATCAATCATTGTCTGCCTATGACAGAGAAATGCTTGCCATTATCCATGTTATTCACAAATGGCAATCATATTTGGTAGGGAATCATTTTATCATACAAACAGACCATCACTATTTAAAGTACTTCCTTCAAGGAATAGCACATACACCGTTTCAGCGGAAGTGGGTAACTAAGCTATTGGGATTTGATTATGAAATCTAGTTCAAACAGGGAAAAAACAACCAAACTGCTGATGCTCTATCTAGGTCTCCTCTCAACATTAATTCTTCATCTTTACAATTGTTGGAAGATGTTCAATTGAATGCAATTTCATATCCATACTCTAAATGGATGGATGATCTTCATAAGCATAGTAAGGTGGATCCTTAGGTGATTACTAAAAGGCAATTGGTTTGTTCAATGGACAAGGATGCAATTCCTATTGCAAATTATAAATTTCAGTTTGATAATGGTTTTTTAAAGTATAAAGGCAGAATTGTGCTAAGTCCCACTAGCTCTTGGAGGGAAAGAATCTTCAATGAGCATCACTCAAGCCCAATTGTAGGCCATGACGGGTTTTTAAAGACATATAAAAGGATCACTAGGTCATTTTATTGGGAGGGAATGAAGAAGGATATCAAGGAGAGAGTTGCAACTTGCTAAGTTTGCCAAAGGAACAAATATGAGACATTGTCGCCTCTAGGTTTATAACAACCCTTACCAATTCCATCTAAGGCATGGGCAAATATCTCTATGGACTTTATTGTTGGATTGCCTCCTTGTAAGGCAAAGTCAGTAATCTGGGTAGTTGTTGATAGGTTTTCGAAATATGCTCATTTCATGGCATTATCACATCCATACTCTGCAGCAATTGTGGTTCAATACTTCATTGATCGCATCTTTAAACTGCATGGTATGCCACGGTCAATAATGAGTGACAGGGATCCAGTTTTCCTGAGCACATTCTAGAAGGAATTTTTCCAGCTTCAAGGCTCTGCATTATGTTTCAGTTCAGGCTATCATCCTTAAACAGATGACCAAACTGAAGTCCTTAATCGATGTCTCGAGACCTACCTCAGGTGTTTTTGTAGCTTGCAACCTAAGAAATGGGCATTGTGGCTTCCTTGGGCTGAGTATAGCTACAATACAAACTTTCATGCTTCCACTAAGATGACCCCTTATGAGATATTATGTGGTCAAGCCCCACCTGCCATTACTACATATGAGAGTGGTACTACTAAGGTGGACTCTTTGGATCAAGCTCTGAGAGAAAGAAATAGAATTTTATCCTTGTTGAAATCTAATCTAGAAGCTGCTCAATGTCGGATGAAGGTCTAAGCTGCCAAGCATAGAACTTatgggtgggttcaaaaaactgaaaaccgaaaaaaaccgaaccgaaatcgaaaaaaccaaaccgaaccgaattcttttggttcggtttcagttttagtgatctagaaaccgaaccgaaccaatcTGAactgaattaattaaattaattttttttatttaattatttgttttgggtattattttctaaacccaatttgtaagttaaaatgagATAAActcaatgtgttgccaaactttaagctcaaaatattaaaaaaatgcctataaaaactctaaaccctaacctattatttgtcccccatataaggttccggaaccaaacctcctcctgaagtacctacatccatctccatagcactgtctacttctgccccagctttattttccaaatctactctcatataacatgtaacataatccataaacatttatttcgggtagattacttgcgtaatttgtgatggaaaagaatccaacacacactaaatgaatccacccacgcattacttttactaatcaagttgtcaacatgtagttacaagcaaacatccctgatctttgaacgacatcatacaatttaacttttctaagtcatttgtacgatttttgtttTGTGGGGTTGTTAGTTTgaactttggaagacttgattgatgattttagttcaactttaaatgtttattttcattgtctttgattctagttagaatgcttatgttatgactgtgttggagatgttaaaatttaaaatttcaatgtttttcattttttgaaagaaaaaaaaaaccgaaaccgaacccgaaaaaaccgaaccgaaaaaaaatgaaccgaactgaaccgaaatttcggtttcgtttcagttttgacaaaaaaccgaaccgatttgaaccgaacccacccctaatagAACCGATAGGGAATTTGTAGTAGGTGATTGGGTTTATTTGAGGTTGATTCCAAACCAACTCAAATCCTTGGCTTCACATTCCTTCCATAAACTACAACTCAGGTTCTACGGTCATTTTCAAATCATCTCTAAGCTTGGAGTTTTGGCTTATAAGCTGCAACTTCCACCAAACACTAAACTGCATCCTGTGTTCCATGTTTCTTGCTTGAAAAAGCATTTGGGACCACAAACTCACACCACAGTGCCCTTGCCAGTCGTTACAGATGCAGGAATTTTGCAAGATGCACCAGTTGCAATCTTGGATAGAAGACTGATCAAGAAGGGCAATGCAGCAGCTACAGAAGTCCTAGTCCAATGGCAGAACCACTCCAACGATGATGCTACATGGGAACCTTACCATGAATTGGAGCTTAAATTTCCAGAAATTGTGAATCTTTGATGAGTTGTGTTGATTGTGATGGTTACTGATTTTACTGGTTTCCCTTGTTGATTTTACTGGAATCTTGTTCAATTGTAAATCTTTGCAAGATTAGTtttagggggggggggggggggttgggggGGTATTGTTAGATGATTGCCAAGTGGCATATCAGGATGGTGACATGTGTATAAGGTTGTTAGTAGTTAGTTGCTTGGTAGTAGAATAAATAACAGATTTGTAGAGGATGAAAAGTTAGTTAATGAAAAAGTTGTTGTATTTCTGTTGTTACTCTCTGTGCAATTAGGAAGAAGTGGAGAAGGGTTTAACAATCACAAAACTTAGAAAGGGTTCAAGCCTTCAAGGCAGTCATCAAGTAGTCGTTGCATATAATAGAAAACATAAACTCCTTTCATAGCTTGATAAACAGCGAAATGTATGCAGAAACACAGTTTATTCGAATCCTTGTAACTTTATTTCTTTCACTCACATTGGCTCCCCTCTCTCTTGGCTTGAGCATATTCTTTCACCATCGAGTTAGTCATAATTGTTACCTCTGGAATGTGCCTAATTTTGTAGTTTTCCTCTCCGCCATCAGGTTTCAGCCGTTCTGCAAGATCATCCGGCAAAGGCAACAAATCCAACAGCTCAAGGTTGGTGAGAAACTGCAGACCTTCAGGAAGCATCTGCAGACGCAAACAATTGCGCAAGTGGAGATATTTCAAGCTCAGTAGTGCTCCCTCTTCAATTTCTATCCACTTCTCAAGAACACGCGAAGCAATGGTTAGAACCTGGAGCTTTGGAAATCCACCAATGCAACAGAATTCTTTCCCTATTTTCTTAGCATCATAAGCATTCCAAAGGCTAAGATTTTCCAAGTTGGGTAGCAGTTGAAGTACCAATAATGAGTCCTCAGATATATGAGAGTTTCCTAATCTTAGATTTGTAAGCCTTTCCAAGGAACCGAACCAAGTAGGTAGCTTTCCTCCAACGCCTTCCAAGCGAAGCTTTTGGAGAAATGGTGGGGGAGAGAATGAATCCGGGAGGATAAGATTTCCCCCGCAGAAGGTCATAGGATTTCCCCCGCTGAAGGTGTCTTTTCCTTCTAGAGACAAGGAAAGGAGGTCTGACATCTTCGTTATAGAGGCAAGTAGCTCACTGATATTCTCTTCAGCAACATCCATCACTCCAAGTTTTCTGAGCCGTATTAGATTACCTAATTCTTCTGCAATTCCACCACCAGCATGTATACCTGTAAGGGTCAGAAGGTCATTCAAGCTTCCTATTCCGGCAGGTAGCTTCATCCCATGAACATCTTGGTACATGCTCTTGAACATTTTGAGGTGCCTCAGCCTAACAAGACAGAGTACATCATTTGGCAAGGCGGTTAAATGCCTACACCATCTGATATCAAAAGTTTGTAGAGCTTTTAATTTACCTAGCCCCTCTGGAAGCTCTTCTATATCAGTGTGGTTCAAGCCAAGATACAGGAGATTTATCATGTCTCCCACTTCATCTGGTAACGTTTTGATTTTGGTACGCTCCAGATCCAGCACTCTTAAAGAGTTTGCACCATTAAACTGTAACCAGTTACCTTCATGTTGAGAAAGATTTTGCCCAAGAAGGAACAAAGAAGAAAC includes the following:
- the LOC126598569 gene encoding disease resistance protein RPM1-like, producing MASSNTTEGETEENRNSEESEEVAISCSSSSLPLETCYGTLPDYLQHCLMYCSILPDYHGIPKGKLIRLLVAQGLVQEKAGRIMEDVAEENLYELISLGMIQLKEHHSDSRGTRFQVSSPVREFCVRQMEEGKFKVFRVFICSDITQLISHMNNHQVSSLFLLGQNLSQHEGNWLQFNGANSLRVLDLERTKIKTLPDEVGDMINLLYLGLNHTDIEELPEGLGKLKALQTFDIRWCRHLTALPNDVLCLVRLRHLKMFKSMYQDVHGMKLPAGIGSLNDLLTLTGIHAGGGIAEELGNLIRLRKLGVMDVAEENISELLASITKMSDLLSLSLEGKDTFSGGNPMTFCGGNLILPDSFSPPPFLQKLRLEGVGGKLPTWFGSLERLTNLRLGNSHISEDSLLVLQLLPNLENLSLWNAYDAKKIGKEFCCIGGFPKLQVLTIASRVLEKWIEIEEGALLSLKYLHLRNCLRLQMLPEGLQFLTNLELLDLLPLPDDLAERLKPDGGEENYKIRHIPEVTIMTNSMVKEYAQAKREGSQCE